A single genomic interval of Primulina huaijiensis isolate GDHJ02 chromosome 7, ASM1229523v2, whole genome shotgun sequence harbors:
- the LOC140980392 gene encoding E3 ubiquitin-protein ligase RMA1H1-like, with protein sequence MAFQQYFVQEWRPENISACFDCSICLDFARDPVVTLCGHLYCWPCIYKWFDSQSVSLPPNELPQCPVCKAEISEKTMIPLYGRGLSFSKPEQEADTIPPRPSASGIQHLPSHQNERNIPDSSSTFHSDSVGMFGEMVYARVFGNSQSLYTYPNSYHSVGSNSTRSRRQEIQADKSLNRVTIFLFCCILSCLLLF encoded by the coding sequence ATGGCGTTTCAGCAGTACTTTGTGCAAGAATGGAGACCTGAAAATATTTCTGCTTGTTTCGATTGCAGCATATGCTTGGATTTTGCTCGTGATCCAGTGGTGACGCTATGTGGCCACCTCTACTGCTGGCCCTGCATATACAAATGGTTTGATTCCCAGAGCGTGTCGCTCCCCCCAAATGAGCTCCCCCAGTGCCCAGTTTGCAAGGCCGAAATTTCTGAGAAAACCATGATCCCTTTATACGGCAGGGGACTGTCTTTTTCCAAACCTGAACAAGAAGCCGACACCATCCCTCCTAGGCCATCGGCCAGTGGCATACAGCACCTCCCTTCACATCAGAATGAGCGGAATATACCAGATTCTTCATCAACCTTTCATTCTGACTCGGTGGGTATGTTTGGGGAAATGGTCTATGCAAGAGTATTTGGCAATTCGCAAAGTTTATATACGTATCCAAACTCGTATCACTCTGTTGGGAGCAACAGCACCCGGTCAAGAAGGCAAGAGATACAAGCTGATAAATCTTTGAACAGGGTTACCATTTTTCTGTTCTGCTGCATTCTCTCGTGTCTTCTGTTGTTCTGA